In Nocardia sp. NBC_00403, the DNA window CGGGGTGAACGCGACCGACCTCGCGTGGGACTTCTTCGAAGCCAACACAATCCACGGTCGATGAGGCTTCAGGCCCTGGACGCGACCTGCTCCGCGGGGGTGATGGGGACTGGGCGGCGGGGATGGTCGGCCCGGCCGTGCGGGGTCGATCACGCGGCGCCTCCCCATCCGCTCTTCACCGCCCACGTAGTCCACGGTCGATGAACCGAATCATCCAGTCGAAGCTGGCTTCCGGATCGCCGGTCCACTGGAAGCCGCCGGATACCTGTAGGGACGCGAATCCGTGGAACATCGAGCGCAAGGTGCGCAGGGCGTGATCCGTCTCGACGTCGGGAATGTCGTAACCGCGCAGCACTGCCACCATCGAATCGAGCACGCGGCCACTGGATTCCAGCAGGGGATCGTCGGGGCTGGTGAACTCGGCTCCGACGGTGGCGGCGTAGCGGCCAGGGTGCGCGACGACATATGAGCGGAATGCGCGGGCGAAGGCTGCCAATGCTTCGGTGCCGGAGCGGCCGTGCATCGCGTCGCGAACGGCGCGGTCGAGTTCGGTCATCGCGAGCACGGCGATGCCGTGCTGCAAATCGGCCAGGTTGGCCACGTGCTTGTACAGGGAAGGTGTTCGGACGCCGAGCTTTTCGGCAAGCAGACCCATGGCCAGGTTGTCATAGCCGACGTCGTCGGCGAGTTGGGCACCCGCACGGACGACGTCGGCTGGGGTCAGCCCGACCCTAGGCACGAGCCTGCTCCGCGAGGAACCGCAGCGCGAGTTCGGCCACCCGGTCCGGCGCGTCCGCGTGCGGGTAGTGCCCGGATCCCTCCGCCACCGCGACGGTGCCGAGACCCGCGGGCATGAGAGCGACGATGGCGTCGCCTTCGGCTTCGGGGTTCGCGAAGTCGGGGTCCTCGGTGCCCATGATGATCAGCGCGGGGCTACTGATGTTCGGCAGCTGCGCCTCGGCGTCGGCGGGAGTCGACTTGCCGGTCTTCATGAATTCCGCGAACCGGCCCGGTTCCTGCAGCTTCGCCGACAATTCGGCCATGTACTTGTCGTAGTCGGCAGGCTTGATCGGGTAGGCGACGTTCAGGTAGCGCATCCACTGTCCGAGGCTCTTGAAGATCATGGTGTTCATCAGCGGCACCAGCCCCTTGCGGTAGCGCGGGACGGTGAAAAGTGCGCCTGCGGCGAGCTTCTGGGTCTTGGTGAACGGGTTGAGTTCGATAATGGCGCTGACAAGTTCGGGCGCTTGTGCCGCAGCGATGGTGGCGGCACCGCCGGAGATGGAGTGTCCGATGATGACCGCTGGACCGCCGAGGTGGCGGATCAGCGCGAGCAGGTCGCCCGCGACATCGGTCCGCGAGATCGCGTCACTGCCGTCGTGGGACTTCCAGTTCATGCTGGACTCTCCGTGTCCGCGCAGGTCCGCCGCCGCGACCCGGTAGCCGGCGGCGATCAGCTTCGGCGCGAGCAACCGAAAAGCCTGGCGCCGGTCGCCGATGCCGTGCGACAGCACGACCAGTGGGCCATCGCCGGTCACGTCGTAGGCGATCTGTCCACCGTCGATGGTCAGGTACTCGGTCATGTCGAACTCCCGTTGCGCTGGTAGCTAATGCTGATAGCCATAAAGCTAATGCAATTAGCCAACCGTGTCAACACTCGCTTCAGGCCCTGGATGCGACCTTCGGCGCGGTGTCGACGGGGGAGTGGGGAGTGGGGGTGGTCCGGCGGTACGGAATCGTTGCGGTGATGGCCGCGGCGGCGAGGGCGACACCGCAGCCGATCAGCAGGCCGGTGCGGAAGCCTTGCTCCGAGGGCAGGGTGTGGCCGCCGAACCGAATGCTCATCTGGGACAGGACGACACCGACCATTGCGGCGGCGAACGAGGTCCCGATGGAGCGCATCAGGGTGTTGAAGCTATTGGCGGCGGCGGTCTCCGACTGCGGCACCGCACTCATGATGAGGGCGGGTATCGCGCCGTAGCCCACCCTCATTCCTTGTATCCCACGCCCGATAAGCATTCGATTCGGGCTCGTTCCGGAAACGGCAACGATAGTTGCCGGCCGGTATGGCCGGAGAACATCCTTGGCGCCGTGAATGAAGAAACATCAGCAGTGAAACAAATAGCCGTGGTTTATCACAGCGGCCATGGGCGTACGGAATACTTCGCAAAGCATGTCGTCGCAGGCGCCAGGAATGTGGCAGGTGCAGAGGTTAGTCTGCTGAAGGCTGACCAGCTCGTCGCCTCGCCTGCTCGGTTGGCCACCTACGATGGCATCATCTGGGGTTCTCCCACCTATTTCGGAGGCGTCTCCGGGCCCTTCAAATCGTTCATGGATTCGACATCGCCCCTTTTTCGCACTCAGGAGTTGCGCGGAAAACTTGCCTCCGGCTTCACGGTCTCGTCGTATCCATCGGGCGATAAACAATCAACCCTGATGTCCATGGTGGTTTTCTCGATGCAGCACGGGATGTTGTGGGTCGGCAATCCGCCGAACTTCGAAAACAATGCCGGCGCGACTACGGACCCAGCTGTCGATCGACTCGGATCATGGACCGGCGCAATGGCGCAAATACATCACAAAGCTCCCGTGGATTCCTTCGACAAGGGAGATCTCGAGACCGCGAAACTCTTCGGTGTGAACTTCGCCAGAACGTTGCATCGGATCTGAAGTCACACTCGGGCGGCTCGGTTGTTTCGGCGACCGGGTGTCCGAGGTCGAGTCCCCGGTCATCGCGACACCGATCCACATCGGCCACGCCGTCGAGGAGTCTCGATGACGTGGCCGGCTGTCTGTATGTTCCGCCAGCGTCGGCGGGCCCGTACTTGACATGGAGTGCACTCCAGGCCGTAGCGTCGGATCTCGGTAATCACGACCCGGACCTGCCGCTGGACATCGCATCCGGCGTGCTGAAGGAGGAGATCCCGCAATGATCCCGACCAGGAAACTCGGCGAACTGACCGTAGGTGCGCAGGGGCTCGGCTGCATGGGGATGAGCCAGGCCTATGGCCTGCGTGATAACGACGACGAGTCCATCGCGACCATTCATCGCGCGCTCGATCTGGGCGTGACCATGCTCGACACCGCCAATGTGTATGGGCCCGAAACCAATGAGCGGCTGGTCGGGCGCGCTATCGCCGATCGCCGTGATCGGGTGGTGCTCGCGACGAAGTTCGGCATCGTGTGGGGCGAGGGCGGCACCTTGGGCGCGCGCGGTGACGCCGCCTATGTCAAGCAGACTTGCGACGAGTCGCTGGCCCGTCTCGGTGTCGACCACATCGACCTCTACTACCAGCATCGGGTGGATCCGAACGTCCCGATCGAGGAGACCTGGGGCGCACTTTCGGAACTGGTCGCCGCGGGCAAGGTGCGCTACCTCGGCATCTCCGAAGCCTCGGCCGCAACCATCCGTGCCGCGCATGCCGTGCACCCGATCACCGCGCTGCAGAGCGAATGGTCGCTGTGGACACGGGACATCGAGGCCGAGGTGCTGCCGACCTGCCGCGAGCTGGGTATCGGCATCGTGCCGTTCTCCCCGCTCGGCCGCGGCTTCCTCACCGGCGCCATCACCTCCACCGCCGAACTCCCCGCCGACGACATGCGCCGCCAACTACCGCGTTTCGCCGACGACAACCTCGACCGCAACCTCGCCATCGTCGCCGCCCTGCGCGAGCTGGCCGCCGAAAAGAACATCACCGCAGGCCAATTGGCCCTGGCCTGGGTCATGAGCCAGGGCGAGGACGTAGTCCCCATCCCGGGCACCAAGCGCCGCACGTACCTCGAGGAAAACGTCGCAGCCGCCGACATCGCCCTGACCGCAGACGATCTCGCCCGCATCGACACCACCGCCCCCTCAGGGGCTTTCGCGGGCGCGCGCTATCCGGAGCGCCTTGCCCGAGTCGTCGGCCGCTGACCCGACCGCTTACCCCGAGCAAGCCTTGGGTCATTCACTGCCATGCGGCGACGAGATCTTCAGGGCCCCAACGCATCGCGAGTGGAAGGTCGGATTCGATGCCGGAGCGGGACACGGCCACCAACGGCGTGTGTATGTCGGTGCCCGGCACCGACAGGATCGCTCGGGTGAGAGCGTCGTAATCGTGGCGGTCGAAGGTGCGGTCCTCCAGCCATTTGATCGATCCGATGAAATGGACCGCACCTGCGACAGGCTCGCGGTCGGCACCGACGAGGTCGATTTCAGGGTTGTTCTGCCGATTCCACCAGCCGCCGATCGCTTCGGTTTCGGGCCATCGGCCGCTGGGCAGCAGGCGTAGTAAGGATTCCCGGATGAGAGGTTCGACGGCACGTCCGCGCCAGGCGGTCCAGGAGCGCTCGATGCGAGTGAGGGCAAGATCTCCGCGTCCGCGTTCGATGAGGGGAATGCCTCGCTGGAGGAAGGCCAGCCAGAACCGGAGGTAGGAATCGGCGATGCGATACCGCTTGTTCTTGGTGTCGGGCTTGGTGGACAGCGGTAGGTCCGTGGCGATAGTTCGCTTGGCTTGCAGGGCGTTCAGGACTGGTGTCAGGGTTCCCGAGGGCAGTGCGCCAGTGCCTCCGGCCTGTGCGGCGATGGCACCGAAGGTGCGCTCACCACTGCCAACGGCCTCCAGCACAGCGCGCGAGCGTGATGATTCCGGAAACTCGCCGAGCAGAGACAGCTCGCCGGCAACCAGCAGCGGTGACAGCGGGTTCGCCGCCGAAGTTCGGAGGAAATCGGTTCTGCTCATCCCCGGCCGCCACGACTGGACGATCTCCGGGAAGCCCCCGGTGATCAGCCGGGCGTCGACAGCATTGGCGGCGTCGAGATCTGTCATTGTCTGCACATCGGCCAGATTCAGCGGCTCGACAGTCATCTTCGTTGCGCGCCCGAAGAATGGGCGGTCGCGGGACTGCAACGCTTCCATGACCGAGATGTCGCTGCCGACCAGCACGAGTAGCACCGGCTTGCCGGATAGTTGGCGATCCCACACAGTCTGCAGTGCGCCTTCGAACTCGGAGTCCTGTTCGGTGAGCCAGGGCACCTCGTCGATAACGGCGATACCGGGCACGTCATCTGGGAGGGCGATGGCAAGGGCGCGTAGGGCCTGGTTCCAGTCGGATGCGTGTAACCCGGCAACCAACTCGGCCCCGCCTAACGCGGAGTGCGTGATGGTGGCGATGAAATCGTCGCGCTCGGCCACCGGGTTGCGTCCGCGAGTGGCCTGAAAGACGACGTACGCCCTCCCTGACCGATCGCAGAACTCCTGGATGAGCCGCGATTTACCGACACGCCGTCGACCGGTCACGATCACTGCCCGGCCACGTGTCGCACCGCACCCCTCGGTCACCAGGTCCAGCTGTTGAGCGAGCAGGTCCAGGTCGGCTGCCCTACCGGTGAACTCCATCGTCAGTTCCTTGGTAAACGTAGATTGATTCTTACGTAGATCGAATATTACGTAGATTGAATCTACCTTGAGAAGGAGTGTCTGCCCCAGTTAGTAGGCATGGCTTCCGTGCGCCCGATCTTCGGCTCCGGCCGGGGACAGGGCGCGTTTCGGTGAGTGAAGCGGTGCGGTCAGCGGGTGAGTTGCGAGGCGGCGGCTTCGGCGCTGAGGTCCGACAGTGACAGCAGGTGGGCCGGTGGGCGATCGAGTATCGGGCTGCTGTCTGTGTGCAGATCGGGGTGGACGTGCAGTAGCTCGCCGGGGGACATGCGACGCCAGCCGGGGTCGGTGTCCATCGGCTCGCTGGCGATGACCACGGTCGGGGTTTCGGCCGAATCGGCTGAGTGGACGCGGATGGTTCCCTTGCTGCCCGCATGCCGGAGTTGTTCTCCTGCTTCGCGTTTCAGCATGTAGAGGTCGTGGGTATCGGGGTAGCGCAAGGCCCACAGCTCGGTGGCGGTGGTCAGGATCAGGTTGATCGCGAAGATCGGCAGCTGGTCGGCGACCCATCGGGTGGCGTCGGTAATCCCGGCGGTGATGTCACCGCCGTGCGCATCGATGTGTTTGGTGATCAGCGCGAAGAATCGTTCCGAGTCGGTGTCGCCCTGCACCAGTGCACGGTAAGGGCCCAGCTGCTCGTCGAGTAGTGGGAGATCTTCGATGACGCCGTTGTGGGCGAAGATGCGTCCATTCTGGGTGAACGGATGGGTGTTGTTCACGGTGCGGGCACCAGTCGATGCGTGGCGGATGTGGGCGAGGAAGGTCGCCGACTCGCGGTGTTTGGCTTCGGTGGCGAACTGGCGGTCCGCGTAGGCGGCCAACGGCTGCTTCTCGACCAACGGCCTGCCGTGTGTGTCGAAGGTGCCGAGGCCGGTGCCGTCGGGGTTCGTCTCGCTCTGGTGGTCCAGGCTGTCTTCGGCATCG includes these proteins:
- a CDS encoding TetR/AcrR family transcriptional regulator, with amino-acid sequence MPRVGLTPADVVRAGAQLADDVGYDNLAMGLLAEKLGVRTPSLYKHVANLADLQHGIAVLAMTELDRAVRDAMHGRSGTEALAAFARAFRSYVVAHPGRYAATVGAEFTSPDDPLLESSGRVLDSMVAVLRGYDIPDVETDHALRTLRSMFHGFASLQVSGGFQWTGDPEASFDWMIRFIDRGLRGR
- a CDS encoding alpha/beta fold hydrolase — encoded protein: MTEYLTIDGGQIAYDVTGDGPLVVLSHGIGDRRQAFRLLAPKLIAAGYRVAAADLRGHGESSMNWKSHDGSDAISRTDVAGDLLALIRHLGGPAVIIGHSISGGAATIAAAQAPELVSAIIELNPFTKTQKLAAGALFTVPRYRKGLVPLMNTMIFKSLGQWMRYLNVAYPIKPADYDKYMAELSAKLQEPGRFAEFMKTGKSTPADAEAQLPNISSPALIIMGTEDPDFANPEAEGDAIVALMPAGLGTVAVAEGSGHYPHADAPDRVAELALRFLAEQARA
- a CDS encoding flavodoxin family protein, with protein sequence MNEETSAVKQIAVVYHSGHGRTEYFAKHVVAGARNVAGAEVSLLKADQLVASPARLATYDGIIWGSPTYFGGVSGPFKSFMDSTSPLFRTQELRGKLASGFTVSSYPSGDKQSTLMSMVVFSMQHGMLWVGNPPNFENNAGATTDPAVDRLGSWTGAMAQIHHKAPVDSFDKGDLETAKLFGVNFARTLHRI
- a CDS encoding aldo/keto reductase, which produces MIPTRKLGELTVGAQGLGCMGMSQAYGLRDNDDESIATIHRALDLGVTMLDTANVYGPETNERLVGRAIADRRDRVVLATKFGIVWGEGGTLGARGDAAYVKQTCDESLARLGVDHIDLYYQHRVDPNVPIEETWGALSELVAAGKVRYLGISEASAATIRAAHAVHPITALQSEWSLWTRDIEAEVLPTCRELGIGIVPFSPLGRGFLTGAITSTAELPADDMRRQLPRFADDNLDRNLAIVAALRELAAEKNITAGQLALAWVMSQGEDVVPIPGTKRRTYLEENVAAADIALTADDLARIDTTAPSGAFAGARYPERLARVVGR
- a CDS encoding ATP-binding protein, which gives rise to MEFTGRAADLDLLAQQLDLVTEGCGATRGRAVIVTGRRRVGKSRLIQEFCDRSGRAYVVFQATRGRNPVAERDDFIATITHSALGGAELVAGLHASDWNQALRALAIALPDDVPGIAVIDEVPWLTEQDSEFEGALQTVWDRQLSGKPVLLVLVGSDISVMEALQSRDRPFFGRATKMTVEPLNLADVQTMTDLDAANAVDARLITGGFPEIVQSWRPGMSRTDFLRTSAANPLSPLLVAGELSLLGEFPESSRSRAVLEAVGSGERTFGAIAAQAGGTGALPSGTLTPVLNALQAKRTIATDLPLSTKPDTKNKRYRIADSYLRFWLAFLQRGIPLIERGRGDLALTRIERSWTAWRGRAVEPLIRESLLRLLPSGRWPETEAIGGWWNRQNNPEIDLVGADREPVAGAVHFIGSIKWLEDRTFDRHDYDALTRAILSVPGTDIHTPLVAVSRSGIESDLPLAMRWGPEDLVAAWQ
- a CDS encoding class II glutamine amidotransferase produces the protein MCRLFGMTASPQRVKATFWLLDAEDSLDHQSETNPDGTGLGTFDTHGRPLVEKQPLAAYADRQFATEAKHRESATFLAHIRHASTGARTVNNTHPFTQNGRIFAHNGVIEDLPLLDEQLGPYRALVQGDTDSERFFALITKHIDAHGGDITAGITDATRWVADQLPIFAINLILTTATELWALRYPDTHDLYMLKREAGEQLRHAGSKGTIRVHSADSAETPTVVIASEPMDTDPGWRRMSPGELLHVHPDLHTDSSPILDRPPAHLLSLSDLSAEAAASQLTR